From Aegilops tauschii subsp. strangulata cultivar AL8/78 chromosome 5, Aet v6.0, whole genome shotgun sequence:
AGAAGAAATTAGCAATGGCCTCACTTGAGTTTGAAGACTATGCTCTAATTTGGTGGGAGCAAGTTCAGATTCagcgagaagaagaaggagagccTGCTGTTGCTACATGGAGAGAAATGAAAAGAGAGATGAGGGCAAGATTTGTCCCAAGGCATTATAGACATGACATCTTTGATAAGCTCCAGAATTTGAGGCAAGGAAAGTTATCAGTTGAGGAGTATCATAAGGAGATGGAGAAGGCAATGATAAGAGCCAACATACATGAAGATGAGGAGCAGTCCATGGCAAGGTTCCTCTATGGGCTGGATCCTAATGTTAAACAAGTGGTTGATTTGCAGCCATATCGTAATGTGGTAGAGCTGGTACATCTTGCTTCTAAGGCTGAACGTCAATTGCAAGTAGACTCAAAGCAAAACAGAACTACATCCTTCACAGCTCGAGCTACATCAAGTGGGAGTAAGTTTGTACCTCAATTCAATGTTGGTCGAGGTATTATGACTAGTTCTGGTGGTGGAAATCAGCCCCATGCACGTGCAGCCACGAGCAGATATGATGCATCAAATTCGAAGGAGAAGAGCAAATTTGCAGCTCCTAGTTTATCCTCCATTGGCTCCACGGGGAAAACTAGTGAGATAGAGTGCTTTACATGTAAGGGACGTGGCCACATGAAGAAGGATTGTCCCAACAAGCGTACCATGTTGATCACCGAGAATGGAGAATATGAGTCTTGTAGTGAACCTGAAGAAGAAACTGAAGATGGTGATGGTTCAGATGGTGATGAGCAAACCTATTGTGATTATGAGCAAGGTGCCTCTCTTGTTGTCACTAAAGTTTTGAGTGTGCAGATCAAAGAAGATGAGAATGGACAACGACACAATCTGTTTCAAACAAGAGCCAAAGTGCAAGACAAGGTATGCAAGGTAATTGTTGATGGTGGGAGTTGTCACAATCTTGCAAGCAAAGAAATGTGTGATAAGCTTGGGCTGAAGCTGCTACAACACCCTCATCCATATCATATACAATGGTTGAGTGAATGTGGAGAGATTAAGATCACACACATGGTACAGGTGCAATTCAAGATTGGAGATTATAATGACACCGTTGAGTGTGATGTGGTGCCAATGAAGGTGTGTCACTTGCTGTTGGGCAGACCGTGGCAATATGATCATTCAGCTCAACATTGTGGCAGAACCAATCAATACATCATCAAGTGGAGAGGAAAAGACTTGGTGCTTAGACCCATGACACCCCAACAAATCATGGCTGAGCACTTGCAGAAAGTTTCTGAAGTAAAAATAGTGAGTaagaaagagggagagaaaaagaGCGAGAGAGAGATCCAAAAATCGgtgagtgagcgccacaagccaaaTCTGAGAGAGAAGAATAAAAGAGACAGAGAGAACTTAGTAATGTTAGCCACCAAATCAGAACTGAGAGATGTGAGGCTCAACCCAAATCAAGTGGTCGTTGTACTTGTGTACAAAGATGCTTTGCTTTCAGCTAATGACTTAACATGTCTCCCTAGTGCTGTTTGTGATGTCTTGCAGGAATTCGAGGATGTTTTTCTGGAGGAAGTACCCGCAGGTCTACCTCCCTTGTGTGGCATAGAACATCAGATTGACCTCATTCCAGGAGCATCACTTCCGAATCGACCTCCCTACCGCACCAATCCTGAAGAAACAAAGGAGATACAAAGGCAGGTACAAGAACTTTTAGATAAAGGTTATGTGCGTGAAAGCTTAAGTCCTTGTGCTGTACCTGTGATTTTGGTGCCCAAGAAAGATGACACATGGCGATTGGTAATGGATTGTAGGCCTATCAATATTATAACTATTAggtatcgtcatcctattcctaggttagatgatatgcttgatgaattgagtggctctactgTTTTCTCTAAAATTGATTTGAGGAGTTGATACCATCAGATTCGGATGAAAGaaggagatgaatggaaaactgctttcaaaacaaaatttgggttgtatgagtggttagtcatgccttttggatTAACTAATCCACCAAGTACATTCATGAGATTGATGAACCATGTTTTGAGAGCTTACATTGGCAAATTTGTTGTTGTGTACTTTGATGACATCCTAATCTATAGCAGATCCATTGAGGAACATATTGAACATCTAAAACAAGTGCTGATTGTGCTAAGGACAGAAAAACTATATGCTAACATTGAGAAGTGCTCCTTTTGCACAAACAAGGTTGTTTTTCTTGGCTATGTCGTTTCAGGACAGGGAATTGAAGTGGATGAATCTAAGGTGGAAGCAATCAAGAATTGGCCAACTCCAATGAATGTAAGCCAGGTGAGAAGTTTTCATGGCCTTGCTGGTTTCTACCGGAGGTTTGTGAAAGATTTTAGTACAATTGCTGCACCTTTGAATGAATTGACAAAGAAAGGAATTCCCTTTAAATGGGGTGCACCCCAAGAAGAAGCATTTCTTGAGCTTAAGAAACAATTAACTGAAGCACCTTTGTTGATTCTACCTGATTTCACTAAAACTTTTGAGAtagaatgtgatgctagtggaatagGTATTGgaggtgtgttaatgcaagaACGAAAACCAATAGCATATTTTAGTGAGAAGCTGAGTGGTGCACAACTGAATTATTCCGTTTATGATAAAGAGTTGTATGCCTTGGTTAGAGTGCTTGAAACTTGGCAACACTACTTATGGCCTAAAGAGTTTATTGTACATTCTGATCATGAGGCCTTGAAACATTTGAAAGgccaagctaaactgaatcgtaggcATGCTAAATGGGtagaattcattgaaactttcccatATGTTGTGAAGTATAAGAAAGGAAAGGAAAACATGGTTGCTGATGCTTTGTCCCGTAGGCATGTTCTTTTGACACAATTAGAAGTGAAGGTACCAGGACTTGAGAGCTTAAAAGAACTGTATTGCACTGATCATATATTTTCAGAACCATATGCAAAATGTGAAGATGGGAAAGGTTGGGATAAATACCATGTGCGTGATGGGTTCCTTTTTAGGGCTAACAAGTTGTGTGTTCCAGATTCGTCGGTTAGGCCTTTGTTGTTGCAGGAATCACATgcaggaggattaatgggacactttggtcGTGAGAAGACTTATGAGCTGTTGGCCGATCACTTTTATTCGCCAAAGATGAGGAAGGACGTTGAGAGATTTGTGCAGCGATGCATCATATGCCACAAAGCTAAGTCTAAACTGAACCCCCATGGTttatatactcccctacctgtTCCAAATGCTCcttgggaagatattagcatggattttgtttTAGGATTGCCTAGGACTAAGAGGGGAGGGATTCAGTTTTTGTTGTGGTTGATaggttctcaaaaatggcacacttcatTCCGTGCCACAAGAacgacgatgcttcacatgttgctgATTTGTTTTTCAGGGAAGTTGTTCGCTTGCATGGAATGCCAAggactattgtttcagatcgagATGTGAAGTTCATGAGCTACCTTTGGAAAACATTGTGGGCAAAATTAGGAACCAAGCTACTGTTTTCAACAAcgtgtcacccccaaactgatgggcAAACAGAGGTAGTGAACCGCACACTCTCAGCCTTGCTGCGTACAATGATCAAGAAGAATTtgaaggagtgggaggagtgttTGCCGCACGTGGAGTTTGCTTACAATCGGGCAGTTCACTCTACCACAAACATGTGCCCGTTTGAGGTGGTATATGGATTCAAACCACTTGCACCAATTGACTTGCTGCCACTTCCATTGCAAGAGAGATGTAACATGGAGGCTTCAAAAGCGTGTTGCATATGTGAAGAAGATTCATGAGAAGACCAAAGAAGAGATAGAAAGGAAGTCCAAGTACTATGCTGCTAAGGCAAACAAAAATCGCAAGAAGGTGACTTTTGAGCCCGGAGATCTGGTTTGGATACATTTGCGCAAAGATCGGTTCCTAGAGAAGCGCAAATCCAAGCCAATGCCTCGTGGAGATGGACCATTCAAAGTCTTGGCCAAGATCAATGACAATGCTTACAAGATCGAGCTTCCTGAAGACTATGCTGTGAGTCCAACATTCAACATTGCTGATTTGTCTCCATGCTTCGATCAAGAGGGTCAAGACTCGAGGACGACTCCTTTTGAAgagggggaggatgatgaggacatcccaGGTTCACCTCGTTTATCATCTCAGCCATCAAGTGAAGCTTCTACAAAGAAGATCTATTTGGGTCCCATGACAAGGAGCCGTGCCAAACAAATAGCACAAGAGGTGAACGCGCTCCTAGCTTATCATAATTCAAATGACCATGAGAACTTTATACTGCCTAAATCTCGTGTGCTGATTTTACTTAGATACAACGTTGAGGACAACCAACAACATTCAGCACATGAAGAAACAAGTTTTGGAGCCCATACAACAAGTTTCAAGAGAACAAGTTTCAACTCTGATGAAAGCCTTGTTTTGGTGACAAGGACGACTAGTTACACCGCAAGGAAGAATAGCAAGCCATCTCAACACTCTATTGTTGCATGTGCAGTTCCAGAATTCGTCCTAGAACTTGCTGAATCATGCAACGCAAATATATGATCATCCAGCATGTGTGGGAGTACAAAATGGAGAGCATATGAAGTCTACTTTCAGGAAAATCAAACGGTGCATCATTTGGAGTCCTGAGTCAAAGGATATGAGAGTTCCAATGCAAGCTGCCCAGGGCATTAATTATTGCGCAAGGCTCCATGAGTTTGCTCCCTTGACCAGCTGGTTAGCACGAATTTGAGCCCCTCTTTTGGCCTAGTTTCACACCTAAACTAGGAGGGTTGTTCCTAGTATAAATACCCCTTCCCCCACTTCAGCCACAACTCTTTAGCAATTTGATTTCAGCATAGGTTAGCTAACTGCAACCAGAATATTGTTTGAGAGTTCACTTCCTCCTTAGCTCTTGTAATCTTGCCTTGTGAGAGGGTAAACTCACTTGATGAGTTTACAACAGCTTCCGTTGAGGCGGCGACCAGTTCGTGCTTCCAACTTCGTGCGTGGTTGCGTGGATTGGAACTAAGAGTGTGGTTGGGCGAATACTTGTCACTGGTTGTTGCATTTGCAATAGTTAGCTTCGGTCTCGTCAGGTTGCACTAGTTATCCTTTACCCGACAGCCTTGTTGGTTGGGATCGAGGGTTTCCTTCGTACCCTTCAGGTGGCGTTGATTCGCAACATAGAGCAGATCCTCCGTGAAGATTGGGCAACCCCGTATCATTTGTACCCTTGGTGGACTGAACgagcctaaggacaaggtcgccttcctcaaaactccgggcatgaaccctgcggctgtgatagcgacgcatggcttgctggtagcgtgggGCACGCGTAGCAGCCCATAGACGGTTCTCTTCAagtagcacagcgtcgtcacgccggtgccattcttgcgctacttcatcataggcaagcactcgaggtgacccgtatatgagtcccgtggggataactgcttctgccccatagactagggagaagggagtctgcccggtagctcgatttggtgtcgttctgagggaccaaagaaccaccggcagctcgtcgatccaTTGCCCACCATACTTTCGCAGCTTATCGAATGTTCTCATCTTGAGTCCTcgcagcacttcagcgttcgccctctgaGCTTGCCCGTTGCTCCTTGGATGAGCAAGAGAGGCAAATGAGATTTTGCTtctgagggcatgaacatattgcatgaaggcgcgactCGTGAATTGGGTGCCATTGTCGATGATGATTCGGgcggggaccccgaagcggcacaccaatcctttcaagaacttgatagctgactgtgCGGTCACGTTTCTCACGGGCTCCACCTCTGGCCACtatgaacttgtcgatggcgacgaaCAAGAACTCAAAGCCCCCGGTAGCACAGGGGAAGGGCCCcaagatgtcgagcccccagaccgagaaggACCATGATAAAGGGATCGTCTGGAGAGCTTGGGCAGGCTGATGGATATTCTTggagtggaactggcaggcttcacatttggtgaccAACTCAACTGCATCTTGGAGGGCCGTGGGCTAGTAAAGTCCTTGCTGGAAGGCTTTTCCAACCAGAGCCCTCGATCCAATCTGTGAGCCGCACATACCcttgtgtatctctgccaacagttcctttcctttttcccggcaaatgcactttaatttcacaccgttgggccttctTCTGTACAGCGTGTCATCAACAAACCGATACATACTAGCCCttcgggctactctttcagcttcttcttgctcttcgaGAAGTTCTTCAGTTTGGAGCAAATGGACTATGTGTCgggcccaagttggagcctgaggctcggcaacgaggaccaGCGGCACCTCCTCGTTCATGGGAGCGCACTCCTCGACCGCAGGGACCGGTGGTCTGGCGGGAGGGTGCAGCTCAGTGATCGAAGGGGAGTTGTTCCCGCCAAGCTCTCTGCCGGGGGCCTCGGGAGGCTCTGCCGGAAGAGGCCTGCCGGAGTCCATTTTCCTCCTCTTTCTGGCCATTGTTGCCAGGGATACGGAGGGCTAAGTCAGacggagaacaaaagtccctggttccacatGGATTTTTTGCGTAGTGCACTTCGACGGATGATCATCAATGCTGTTTTctgcacggggtacgtgctctgtttgcaatccgtcaaagcgctcctccaactttctcacttcctcaacgtatgcctctatcaatgggctttggtaatccttgtttaCTTGTCTCTCCACAAGTTGTGAGTCTCCGCAGATGATCAACTTCTTGATTCTCCGATGGGCAGAAAAAGGAAGGCGTTAAGAGACCCTCCTGGCCCAACCCTAGACACTCTAAGATCCTTTTTCAAACCTGCTCTGCTCCCATTTAAGGAAAAAGAATTTCACGTTCTTCCACGTTGATAAGATCCTTCCATTTAGTAGCACCTTAGGATGGCATAGCCTTAACGTTAATGGCGAGGTTCAAAAGAGGAAAGGCTTGCGGTGGAGAGGATTAATGTCGGACCCTCAAGGACAAATGATTGATTTACCTATTCAAAGCAATTTACGCGAGCAATTTTTACTTCAATTTTTCTATAAAATTGTTTCCGATTGCCGAGGAATTGAGAGAATTGAATTTTACCAAAATAGTTTCATTAGCTCCTTCGGATTCTAACCTTGTGTCAGACCCGCGGGCCAAGGGACAGTCTCAGGTAGACAGTTTCTATGGGGCGTAGGCCTCCCAAAAGGTAACGGAGGCGTGCAAAGGTTTCCTGGTTCTgttgcaatcctgagcccggcaaggagcccttcatactctgcaGTATTGTTGGTAGCCTTCTCCCGAGGAAAATGCATTTGGACGATGTACTTAAGGTGTTCCCGAGTGGGAGCAATGAGAAGTACGCCAGCCCCTTCACCTTGTAGGTagaaggcaccatcgaaatacataatccattcttggggcacTTCCTTGCTGGGGATAACTGTCTCCAACACTTCTTCATCAGGGGTTGGTGTCCACTCTGCAATAAATTCCGCGAGTGCtctgctctgaatagttgatgtgctctgAAACTTTAGACCAAAACtggataactccaaggcccactccactaTCCTGCCGGTGGCCTCGGGGTTTCTTAGTATGCGTTGCAAAGGAAAGCGGGTGACAACcatgatctcgtgggcttggaagtagtggcgcagtttccttgaggccatgacgaggccaaaaatcaacttttgcatgctagagtaccttgacctagccccctgcaatagggagctgacgaagtacactagGCACTGCACCACCTACTTCCTTGCTGCAACCTTGGGGTTGTCTCCGCTGCCTTGCTCTCCCTTGTCTTGAACTGCATCTGACCTTGCCGGGACGTGTTCGCTTTCCTCTCCAGAGGGGACAATGGCTGTGGATGCCGCTTCATCCACTTCCCGCTGCGCCACTAGTGCCtcactaaccacttgattagttgtcgctaagtatagcagcaacggctgttgtggtttgggagcaaccaaaGTGGGCACAGAGGAAATATAGGTCTTCAAATCTTGTAGCACGACGTCcacctctggggtccactccacaggtcctgccttcttcaagattttgaagaatgGCAAGGCATGCttggcagacttggaaatgaacctgCTAAGCGCGGCAACACATCCAGTCAAACGCCTCATTTCCTTAACTGTCTTGGGTGCttgaatctgctcgatagccttgatcttcttggggttggcctctatcccccgatgggacacaaagaagccaagtagcttgctggaaggaacgccaaacacacactaCAGCTTCAAGTTAATCTTGCGCATATTAGCAAAGGTTTCTTCCAAATCCTGAATGAGGGTTAATCTacccttggtcttgaccacaatatcatccatgtaGGCTTCAATGTTTCTGTGCAGCTGGGATTCAAAGCCAATCCGGACTGCCCTGGCAAAAGTGGacccagcactcttcaacccaaaGGGCATCCGTACGAAGCAGTACATGCCACATGGGGTTATGAActcggtcttctcttcgtcttcctgggacatgaagatctggtggtaccctgagtatgcatctaGGAAAGGAAGCAGGTCACACCCGgaggtggaatccacaatctggtcgatgcgcggcgaGGGAAACGGGTCCTTCGGGCATGCCTTGTTCGAATCCGtaaaatctatgcaaagcctccatttcctaTTAGCATTGCGTACCACCACAGGATTTGCTAAGCATGTtggatgcagtactcctctgaccaaactaGCTGCCTAAAGTTTCTTGATCTCCTCGGCAATGAACTgttgccgctccaaagcttgcttcgaGACCTTCTACTTGACGGGTCAGGCATGTGGgtagacagcaaggtggtgctcgattatctccctgggaacaccggggatatcagatggttgccaggcaaacacatccaTATTCCCCCGCAAGAAGGCAACACGCGCGCTTTCCTAGGTCATCGAGGATGGCACTGATAGTGAAGGCACCATCAGCGCCaaccagccctgccgggaccttttTCACAGCGGGTGCAACAGCCTTGGGTCTCTTGCTATTGGAACTCTCGggcaagtcatcaacaggcgCAACGTACTCCGAAGAGGTATGCTTCCCGGGTTCCTTGCTGGCATCCTTGTTAGCTTTCTTATTTCCCTTACTTTCCTTGGCGGGAGTAGTGGCTCCCGCAGCCTCTGCCGCGACTActtcccggtacatcttgtccacaccAATGATTGCATCCTTCTCGTCTGATGGAATGGAAATGACGACTATCGAccctggcatcttcaaggtgttgtacgCATAGTGGGATGCCACCATGAATTTGGCTAGAGCTAGGCGACCAAGTACTCCATTGTACCACAGGGAGAGGTCAAGCACATCAAACACAAATCTTCTTAGTCCGGTAATtcaactccccccccccccccccggaatGTCACCGGTAGCGTGATCCTccccttaggatgactcctgccAGGGTTGATCCCTTGAAATGTGCTAGTAACCTTGAGGtcttcctctgctatctgaagtTTGTTGATGACCTTTggagaaatcagattcaacccggccccgccgtaaaccaacatctttgtgactttgaggttgcagattgttggtgagaccaacaacggaaATCACCCTACCGTGGtggtgcggtcagggtgatcctcttcgtcaaagatAATTGGCGtgtgggaccacttgagcggcttccgAGAATCTGCTGCTGGTTCCACGACATTGACTTCACGTGCCCACTGTTTAAGTTGgtggtgagaggagtgcagagatgcacccccgtcaatgcacagggcgtcagtGGCTTTGTGGAACTCCTGCttgctggtttcctcttcatctcctccatcactctcatcattgcaATCATCCTTCTCACGGCctctggcgggttttccttgattctgaggagccttgccggggtgGCTTGCTCCGCCGCCTCGGCCCTTCCCGCTAGCACCATCTTGACCTTtctccttatcacgcttctcGTATTCAGCCCTCTACTTCTTGACGAGATGCTCAACCTGATGACACTCCTGgagatcgtggcccttggtccgatggatcttgcagcacggcccatcacctttcccagcCTTCTCAGCTGTCGCGGCTTCCCGGCAATCAGTGCacgcggcaacttccttgccgggaacctcggtcttggccttcttgtcgaTACTAGGTGTGCTCGATCCCTCAACGGTCATCACTGCATTATCCTTGCGCCTTTTGTTgcgcttcttgttcttcttcttcttctgattgGTGGCCTCATCGTCATCCTTTGAGTCGATGACGACGCCATCCTCTTCACCGAG
This genomic window contains:
- the LOC123494008 gene encoding uncharacterized protein — encoded protein: MEMIMVMDVVIMKLLLVVVLEEATEEQICTMKEEERFGKLKFTMPKFDGGSDPESYLAWELKVYKIFRMRNYSEEKKLAMASLEFEDYALIWWEQVQIQREEEGEPAVATWREMKREMRARFVPRHYRHDIFDKLQNLRQGKLSVEEYHKEMEKAMIRANIHEDEEQSMARFLYGLDPNVKQVVDLQPYRNVVELVHLASKAERQLQVDSKQNRTTSFTARATSSGSKFVPQFNVGRGIMTSSGGGNQPHARAATSRYDASNSKEKSKFAAPSLSSIGSTGKTSEIECFTCKGRGHMKKDCPNKRTMLITENGEYESCSEPEEETEDGDGSDGDEQTYCDYEQGASLVVTKVLSVQIKEDENGQRHNLFQTRAKVQDKEFEDVFLEEVPAGLPPLCGIEHQIDLIPGASLPNRPPYRTNPEETKEIQRQVQELLDKGQGIEVDESKVEAIKNWPTPMNVSQVRSFHGLAGFYRRFVKDFSTIAAPLNELTKKGIPFKWGAPQEEAFLELKKQLTEAPLLILPDFTKTFEIECDASGIGIGGQAKLNRRHAKWVEFIETFPYVVKYKKGKENMVADALSRRHVLLTQLEVKRDVTWRLQKRVAYVKKIHEKTKEEIERKSKYYAAKANKNRKKVTFEPGDLVWIHLRKDRFLEKRKSKPMPRGDGPFKVLAKINDNAYKIELPEDYAVSPTFNIADLSPCFDQEGQDSRTTPFEEGEDDEDIPGSPRLSSQPSSEASTKKIYLGPMTRSRAKQIAQEVNALLAYHNSNDHENFILPKSRVLILLRYNVEDNQQHSAHEETSFGAHTTSFKRTSFNSDESLVLVTRTTSYTARKNSKPSQHSIVACAVPEFVLELAESCNANI